AGGTGCCGCGCGGTGTCACCGTCGCAGGTGTCGAGATCGGCGGCATGTCGCTCGACGCGGCGGAGGCAGAGCTCACCGAACAACTGACGCCGCGGCTCGACATGCCCGTCGACGTCACCGCCGGCGACACTCAGGGGCAGATCGTGCCCTCGGAGGCCGGGATCGGGATCGACTGGCCCGCGACCCTCGACCAGGTGGGTTCGCAGCCGCTCAATCCGTTCACGCGACTCGCGTCGTTCTTCGGGAACGACGAAGTCGGCGTGGTCTCCACACGCGACGAGGTCGCCCTGTCCGCAGCCATCGAAAAGGCCGCCGCTGCCGCCGCGCACGAACCGCGCGAGGGCAACATCGTCTTCGAGGACGGCACACCCGTTCCGGTGACGCCGCAGCCCGGCCAGCAGCTCGACGTCGCAGTCGCGGGCGACGTCTTCGCCGAGCGCTGGCCGTACGGTGATGTCTCGCTGCCCGTCGAGAGCGTCGACGTCACCGTCACCCGCGAGGGCCTCGACCGGGCGCTGGCGGAGGTCGCCGTTCCGGCCGTGGCACAGGATCTGGTCGTCCGGGGACTCGACGGGGCCGTCGGTGTGCTGCCGCGCGATGCGGTGGGCGCTGTCCTGTCGTTCGTGCCGGACGGTTCGGGCGGACTCGAACCGCAGTACGACACCGAGGCCGCGATCGGCATCCTGGCGCCGCAGCTCGCCCCGTCGGAGACCGAACCGAAGGATGCGCGGATCGTCCTCGACGGTGGTCGTCCGACGATCGTGCCCAGCGAGACCGGCGAGATGGTCGACTGGCCCGTCACCCTCGAGAGGTTGCCCGACCTGCTGAAGGAAGCGGGCGACCGCAGCACCGACGCGGTGTACAGGAAGGCCGAACCCGAACTCACCACCGAAGGCGCCGAGAAGCTCGGCATCAGGGAGGTGGTCTCGGAGTTCACCACCAGCGGCTTCGAATACGCTTCCGGCGTCAACATCCGGCTGGCCGCGCAGGAGATCAACGGCGCCATCGTGAAGCCGGGGGAGACCTTCTCCTTCAACGACTACACCGGTCCGCGCGGTGCGGCGCAGGGGTACATCGAGTCGGGCATCATCGAGGCCGGACGTCCCGGTAAGGCCGTGGGCGGTGGCATCAGCCAGCTCGCGACCACCCTCTACAACGCGACCTACTTCGCCGGGATGGAGGACGTCGAGCACACCGAGCACAGTTACTACATCTCCCGGTACCCGGCGGCCCGCGAGGCCACGATCTACGACGGCGCCATCGACCTGAAGTTCCGCAACCCGTTCGACACGGGCGTCCTGATCCAGACGATCGGCACGAGCTCGGACATCACGGTGCGCATCTGGGGCACCAAGACCGTCGACGTCCAGTCGGTCACCGGCAACCGCACGAACTTCACCTCGCCCAACACGATCACGTTGCCCGCCGGTTCGGCCTGCATTCCGTCGAGCGGCGCGCAGGGCTTCACCGTCACCGACACCCGGATCGTCACCGACGCACGGACGGGCGCGCAGATCTCGAGCGCGACCCGAACGGTCCGGTACGACCCGGTCCCGATCGTGAAGTGCATCAGCCCCGAACCGAAACCGAGCGACGAGCCCTCGGGCGGCGGCGACGCGACCTCCGGCGACACCGGATCGGAGGACGCCGAGGCCGAGGACGCACCGGCGCCCGCACCCGAATCGCCTGCGGCCGAAGCGCCGGCAGTCGAGGCACCTGCAGCGGGTGGAACCGAAGAGGAGTAGCGGACGTCCTCGAAACTTCGGGGAGGTTGTGTGCGGTTCCGGTGAAGGAACACGCACACAACCTCCCCTTACTTCGTCACTCCGGAAGCGGCACCACGTCGGGGATCTGGCCGTCGAGGAGGCGGAGCTGCTCCCGAGAAACGACGAGACCGACGTCGTGTGCGAAATCCGTGGGGGAAATCGCGCACAACGTCGGTCTCGTCTATCGCGCTACCGCCGTGAGCGGTTCGATCAGAACGCTGCTTCGTCGAGCTCCATGATGTCGAGGTCGACGTCGGTGATGATCTGACGCGCGACGCTCAGCTCCGGCAGGACGTTCTTGGCGAAGAAGGACGCGGCCGCGACCTTGCCCTCGTAGAACGCCTTGTCCGAGGCATCGACGCCGGCGTCGAGCGCGGAGAGAGCGATCTCGGCGTGCTCGAGCAGCAGCCAGCCGATCATCAGGTCGCCGAACGCCTCGAGGAAACGGACCGAACCGAGGCCGACCTTGTACAGCTCGGTGGGCTGTTCCTGCGCACCCATGAGGTACTGGGTGAGCGTCGCGACCATCGTCTGGGTCTCGCCGAGCGCGGTGGCCAGGAGCGTGCGCTCCTTCTTCAGACGCTGGTCGGCGTCGTCGCGCTCGACGAACTTCTTGATCTCACCGGCGATGTGGGCGAGCGCCACGCCACGGTCGCGGGCGATCTTGCGGAAGAAGAAGTCCTGCGCCTGGATGGCCGTGGTGCCCTCGTACAGCGAGTCGATCTTCGAGTCGCGGATGTACTGCTCGATCGGGTAGTCCTGCAGGAAGCCCGAACCGCCGAGGGTCTGGAGCGAATCCTTCAGGTACTGGTAGGCCCGCTCGGAGCCGCAACCCTTGACGACCGGCAGCAGCAGGTCGTTGATGCGGTGCGCGAGAGCGGCGTCGGCACCCGAGACCTGCTCGGCGACGACGTCGTCCTGGTGCGCCGCGGTGTACAGGTACACGGCGCGCAGGCCCTCGGAGTAGGCCTTCTGCATCGCCAGCGAACGCCGCACGTCCGGGTGGTGCATGATCGACACGCGCGGGGCGGTCTTGTCGGACATCTGGGTCAGGTCGGCGCCCTGGATGCGCTCCTTGGCGTAGTCGAGGGCATTGAGGTAGCCGGTCGACAGGGTCGCGATGGCCTTCGTGCCGACCATCATGCGGGCGTGCTCGATGACGTCGAACATCTGTGCGATGCCGTTGTGGACCTCGCCGACGAGCCAGCCCTTGGCCGGAACGCCGTGGCCACCGAAGGTGACCTCGCAGGTCGCGGAGGCATTGAGGCCCATCTTGTGTTCGACGTTGGTGACGAACACGCCGTTGCGCTCGCCCAACTCGTCCTTCTCGAAGTCGAAGTGGAACTTCGGGACGAAGAACAGCGACAGGCCCTTGGTGCCGGGGCCGGCGCCCTCGGGGCGGGCGAGGACGAGGTGGAAGATGTTCTCGAACAGGTCGTCGGAGTCGGCCGAGGTGATGAACCGCTTGACACCTTCGATGTGCCAGGAGCCGTCGTCCTGCTTGATCGCCTTGGTGCGACCGGCGCCGACGTCGGAACCGGCGTCGGGCTCGGTGAGGACCATGGTGGCGCCCCAGCCGCGCTCGACGCAGGTGGCGGCCCACTTCTTCTGCTCATCGGTGCCGTTGTCGTAGAGCACGCCTGCGAAGGCGGGGCCGGCCGCGTACATGAAGGCCGCGGGCTGGGCGCCGAGCATCATCTCGTTGACGGCCCACAGGAGGCTGCGCGGTGAGTCGGTGCCGCCGAGCTCCTCGGGGATGCCCATGGACCAGTAACCGGCGTCCCACCAGGCGCGGAACGACTTCTTGAACGGCTCGGGAAGCGACACCGAATGGGTCTCGGGGTCGAAGACCGGCGGGTTGCGGTCGGCGTCGGCGAAGCCTTCGGCTGCCGGCCCCTCGGTCAGTGTCTTGACCTCGGCGAGGATGCCGCGCGCGGTGTCCTCGTCCAGGTCGCCGAACTTGCCTGCTTCGAGGACCTTCTGAATCTTCAGGAACTCGAAGAGGTTGAACTCGAGGTCGCGGAGGTTGCTCTTGTAATGGCCCATGTCGTCGGTGTCTCCCAGTGTGGTGCGGTCCAGCTGGCTTCAAGTACCGCCCAAGTTATTACTCGTCGGTAACATCTCCATGTTACTCGTCGGGCAACTAACTGCCAAGAGGTGGTTTGCTCGCCACGACGAGCGCGTCGATCGCGGTTCCCGCATCGGTTTCCCGATATCGCCGTTCGGCAATCCTGATGTCCAATCTGCTGTCGATTTCCTCGACGAGATCGGTTGGTGTGTAGAGGATTTCCTTGTCCTGGGGTCCGCCCACTCCTTCGTGGGGATTTATTGCGTCGTGCCCCAGGAATATGAGGATTCCTTCAGGTTTCAGTGAATTGATCGCGTGGTCGAGAAGCGCCTTCCGCTGTGGCGGAGGAAAATGCAGGAAGACCGAGAGGATCAGGTCATACTCTCCGTCGAACGAGTCGGTCGTCACATCCGCGCGGACGTAGCGGAGCCGGTCTCGTGAGCGGGACGGCGCCTGCGCAGCGACCTGCCGGGCCTTGTCGAGGGCGACCTCGGAGAAGTCGACGCCCACGACTTCCCATCCGCGCGTCGCCAACCACAGGGAGTGACGACCTTCACCGCAGCCGAGATCGAGGGCGCGACCGTGCGGTAGCGACGTCACGTGTTCGACGATCACCGGATTGGGCGGCGCGCCCCAGATCAGTTCCGACGCCGCGTACTTCTCGTTCCAGGCCTGTGCATCCATGACCGCGACGCTAGCCTCGCGTGGCGATTGGGACCCCCGCTTGCGGTGAGGGTTACGGAAGCGCATCGTCGGGGTAGCGCTGTGACGAAATCGTGACCTGCGATATCGTTGACCGGATGCGATGTGCCGACACGCGGTACGTCGAGGAGGAGGAGTTCGTCTGATGGGTGCACAGATCGCTGTCCCTGCCCCGCTGAGGAACAGCGCGCTGCTCGGTCTGGGTGTGCACCGCCCCGAGCGCATCGTCACCAACGACGAGATCTGCCAGCAGATCGACTCGAGCGACGAATGGATCCAGTCGCGGTCCGGCATCAAGGAGCGCCGCTTCGCGAAGCAGCATCCGGAGGAGTCGGTCGTCGACATGGCGACGAGCTCCGCCGAGCAGGCCCTCGTGGCCGCCGGCCTCACGGGTGCGCAGATCGACACCGTGATCGTCGCGACCTCCACCTACCCCTTCCAGACCCCGCAGGCCGCGGCTCTCGTCGCCGACCGCATCGGCACCGGCGGCGCCGCGGCGCTCGACATCCAGGCCGGCTGCGCGGGCTTCTGCTACGCCCTCGGTGTCGCCTCCGATCTCGTGCGCGCCGGAACGGCCGAGCACGTGCTCGTCGTCGGTGTCGAGCGCATGAGCGACACCACCGAGCCCACCGATCGCTCGGTGCGCTTCATCTTCGGCGACGGTGCCGGTGCCGTGGTCGTCGGCCCGTCCGACGAGGTCGGCGTCGGTCCCACCGTCTGGGGCTCCGACGGTTCGCAGGCCAACGCGATCCGTCAGGAACCCGACTGGGTCGATTTCGCCACCAACCCGGACCAGAAGCGTCCCTGGATCATCATGGAGGGCACCGCGGTCTTCCGCTGGGCCGCCTTCGAGATGAGCAAGTTCGCCCGGCAGATCGCCGACAAGGCCGGCGTGGCCCTCGCGGACCTCGACGCCTTCGTCCCGCACCAGGCCAACCTGCGCATCAACGACGTCATCGTCAAGCAGCTCGAACTGCCCGAGACCGTCGCGGTCGCCGACGACATCATCGAGACCGGCAACACCTCCGCCGCGTCCATCCCGCTGGCGATGGAGAAGATGCTGCGTACCGGCCAGGTCGGGGTCGGATCCACCGCGCTGCTCCTCGCGTTCGGTGCCGGCCTGTCCTATGCGGGCCAGGTCGTGAAGATGCCCCCGCTCGCGAAGTAGGAAGCAGCGGTAGCAATACGACTTCGTAGCAGTATCGACATATGGCGAGTATTCGCACGTCGTCCGTTCCCCGTTGGGTCTGGATCCTGTGCTTCGTCGTGGTCTCCGTGGCCGTCGTCCTCCTCGAACCGATAGGGGACGACGAGCCGGGCGGTACCGGCGGGGGCACGGTCGAGAACCCCTCCGAAGCCCTCGAGGCGCTGGAGGCACTGCCCGTCCGGCCCGCCGAATCGCAGAGCGGCTACGACCGCTCACTGTTCGGCTCGGCGTGGACCGACGAAGTGACCGTCGACCTGGGGCGCAACGGCTGCGACACTCGTAACGACATCCTGCAGCGCGATCTCGTCGACGTCTCCTTCGAGCCCGGGAAGAAGCAGTGCACGGTCACTGCCGGCACGCTCGAGGACCCGTACACGGGGAAGACGATTTCCTTCCGTCGCGGGGTCGAGACCTCGTCCGCCGTGCAGATCGACCACGTCGTCGCCCTGTCGGATGCGTGGAAGAAGGGCGCCCGCCATCTGGACGACCAGCAGAAGCGGAATCTTGCGAACGATCCGCGCAACCTGATTGCCGTCGACGGCCCCACCAACCAGGGCAAGGGCGACTCCGACGCGTCGGAGTGGCTGCCGCCGAATACCGCCTTCCATTGCGAGTACGTCGTGCGGCAGATCGAGGTGAAGACGACCTACGAACTGTGGGTCACCCAGGCTGAACACGACGCGATGTCGCGGATCCTCTCCTCCTGCTGATACCGCTTCCTGCTGATCACGCCTCCAGCAGGGCCCGCGCGATGTCGTCCTCCGACATCAGTACGTGCGCCGCGGCCGGCCCGAGGGGCACGTAGCTGTCGTGGGAGGTGACCCGCGTGATCCGGCCCTGCCACGCATCGTCGACGAGCGTCGCGACGACCGATTCCGCGACACCTCCGCTGCGGCGCGTCTCGTCGACCACCACCACGCGCTCGAAGCGGCGGACGTGTTCGAGCAGCGCGGTCGTCGGCAGCGGCGACAACCACTGCAGGTCGAGGACGGTTGCCGCGACTCCCGCGCGACGGACGGCACGCAGACTCATCGGCACCCCGTTCCCGAAAGTCACCACCAGCACGTCGCGCCCGTCGCCGTAGACGCACACCGATCCCGGTGGAAGCCCGGCGGTGTCGGGGATCTGCTGCCACAGTCCGTCGCCCTCGTCGTAGAGGTCGCGCCGGTGGTACAGCGCGATCGGTTCCAGGTAGACGCACACCCGGCCCTCCTGACGAGCCAGCTCGACGCACGTGCGCAGCAGGGCGCCGGCCGTGGCGGGTGAACTCGGCACGGCCAGCACGAGACCGGGGATGTCGCGCAGCACGGCGACGGAATCGTCGTTGTGGAAGTGCCCGCCGAAGCCGCGCTGGTAGGGCAGGCCAGCGATGCGCACGACCATCGGATTGCGGTACCGCCCGTCGGAGAAGAACGCCAGACTCGCCGCCTCCCCGCGCAACTGGTCCTCGGCGTTGTGCAGGTAAGCCAGGTACTGGATCTCCGGGATCGGCAGCATGCCCGCGACGGCGAAGCCCAGCGCGGTGCCGAGGATCGTCTGCTCGTCGAGCAGGGTGTCGAACACGCGCAGGCGCCCGAAGCGCTCCTGCAGCCCTCGGGTGACGCCGTAGACCCCGCCTTTGAGGCCGACGTCCTCGCCGAACACGCAGGCGTGGGGATCCTCCTCGAGGAGCTGTCCGAGCGTGCGGGTGACGGCCCGGGCGAGCGTGAGCGGTTCACCGGCAGGATGCGGATCGTCGTCGACGAGCACGAGCCCGGATTCGAGCGGGCGCATCACGTCGGCGGCGGTCGCCAGTCGCGGCGGCCGGGTCAGTGAGTCCGCGACGGAGCCGACCTCGGCCCGTATCCGCTCGTACCGGTCGAGAACCCCTGCCGCATCGAGCATTCCGCGTGCGACGAGTTCACGGGCCGTACCCACCAGTGGGTCCCGCTCGTGGTCCGCGGCAAGATCCGACGGGCTGCGGTAGGCCGACTCGACGTCGGAACCGGCATGGCCGAGGAAACGCACTGCCCGCACGTGCAACAGGACCGGAGCCCGGGTCGTGCGCACCGTCTCCACGGCATCGGTTGCGGCAGCGAGCATCTCCACCGCATCGTCGCCGTCCACCGACCGGTACTCGATCCCCGGATACGACGACAGCGACCGCTCGAGCCAGCCGGGCGGGGTGGGCACACTGATGCCGAGTCCGTTGTCCTCACACACCAGCAGCAACGGCAACGGCAACCCGCGGTGCCGGCAGTAGGCGGCCGCGTTCAGGGCGCCGACGGCCGTCGAATGGTTCGCCGAGGCATCACCGAAACTGCACACCACCACCGAATCCCACGGCCACGCCGCGTCGAGCCCGAGTCGCTGCATCCGCGGTAGCGCGAGGGCGAGACCGACGGCCCGCGGCATGTGCGAGGCGATGGTCGACGTCTGCGGCAGGATGTTCAGGCCGGCGTTGCCGAACACCTTGTGCCGGCCCGCCGAGATCGGATCGAGCGTGGACGCCGCACATCCGGCGAGCACGTCGCGGATCGGGGTGCTGTCCTCGACGAGCGACGCGCGAGCCGCGTAGAAACCGCCCGAACGGTAGTGCAGCGGAGCGGGATCCGTCACCCGCGTGCACAGGCCCAGCGCGGCGTTCGATTCGTGGCCCGCCGATGCGATGGTGTAGAAGCCTTCGCCGCGTCCCTGCAGGGTGCGGGCCGCGACATCGAGGTGCCGCGACTGCACCTGGGCGTCGAAGTACCGCGCCAACAGGTCGTCGTCGACCTGCCGGTCGACCGGACGCGTCGGCGGTGCGTGCCCGGGCAGAGCGCGCACCGCGGTGACGAAACGTTCGTCGAGTTCGTCGGCGGCGGTCACTCCTTCTTTCTACGCCCGATCACCTCGGAAGGAGGTGGATCGGCCCCCCGTCGTTCGGGAACGGCAACGACGTGAAGTTCATCGGCGCGACGTAGTCGGCCGGCACGTGCCAGCGGAAACGCAACAGCAGATGGTGCAGCACCGTCTTGATCTCCGCTCCCGAGAAATGCATGCCCAGGCACCGATGCGCGCCACCGCCGAAGGGCGCCCACGCGTACTTGTGTACCTTGTCCTCGCGGCGCTCCGGCGAGAACCGCTCGGGAAGCGTGCATCACATCTCGGTTGCGTCGATTCGTGCCACGGGACGGTCGCTGGTCGGGCGTGCGGGTGCGTGCCATGCTGGCGCCATGGACGTCGAACGCCCCAAGCTCGAAGGCACCGTCGCGGTCGGGGAGGGCCGCCGGCTCGGTTTCGCCGAGTTCGGGTCGGCCCAGGGCCGCGCGGTGTTCTGGCTGCACGGCACGCCGGGTGCGCGCCGCCAGGTTCCCATCGAGGCCCGCGCCTTCGCCGAACGGAACCACATCCGCCTCATCGGGATCGACCGCCCGGGGATCGGCTCGTCTACACCGCATATCTACGAGAACGTCCTCGCGTTCAGCGACGACCTGCGCATCGTCGCCGACACCCTCGGGGTCGACCGCATGGCCCTCGTCGGACTGTCCGGCGGCGGCCCCTACACCCTCGCCGCGGCCTATGCACTGCGCGAACGGGTCGTCGCGGCTGCGGTCCTCGGCGGTGTGGCACCGGTCGTCGGTCCCGAGTCGATCGACAGCAACCTGATGAAGCTGGGCGCCTTCGTCGCGCCGGCACTGCAGACCGCGGGCGTCCCCATCGGCGTGGCGATGAGCGCGGCGATCCGCGTGGTGCGCCCGTTCGCGTCGCCGATCATCGACCTGTACGGACGGTTCTCACCCGAGCCCGACCGCCGCCTCCTCGCCCGTCCCGAGTTCAAGACGATGTTCCTCGACGACCTGCTCAACGGCAGCCGACGTCAGATCTCCGCGCCGTTCGCCGACATCGTCGTATTCACCCGCGACTGGGGTTTCCGCGTCTCCGACGTGAAGGTGCCCGTGCGGTGGTGGCACGGCGACACCGACCACATCATCCCGATCGAACACGGCCTGCACATGGTGGACCTGCTGCCCGACGCCCAGTTCCACCACCTGCCCGGCGAGAGTCATCTCGGGGGTCTCGGTGCGTCGGAGGAGATCCTCACTACGGTTCTGAAGTTGTGGGACCAGGACTGACCGAGGGCGAACGCCCGCTGCCGAGAGCGCTGCACCTGCGACCGTCGGCGCTGGCGGCGGTCGCCGTGGGCGGTCTGCTCGGGACGAGTGCCCGCTACGGCCTCGGCCGGTGGTTCCCCGTCGAGTCCGGGGGCTGGCCGGTCACGACCTTCGCGATCAACGTCCTCGGTGCGCTGCTGCTCGGATTCCTGCTCGAGGCACTGATCCGCATCGGTCCCGACACCTCCTGGCGTCAGGTGGTCCGGCTCGGGGTGGGCACCGGTGCGCTGGGCTCGTTCACCACCTACAGCGCGCTCGCGGTCGACACCGACCTGCTGCTGCGCGACGGTGAACTCGTCGCCGCGGCAACCTATGCGCTCGGCACGGTGCTCGTCGGCCTTCTCGCGACCGGCATCGGTGTCGCGCTGGGCGCGTGGTTCGGGAGTCGCCGAGCGGCACGGCGATGATCGCGGTGTGGGTGGCGCTGGCCGGCAGCGCCGGTGCGGTGACGCGGTTCGTCGTCGACAGCGCGCTGCGTGCCCGTTCCGGGTCGTCCCTGCCGTGGCCGACGGTGCTGATCAACGTCACCGGATCGCTGCTGCTGGGGCTGCTGGCCGGTGCGGTGCTGCTCCACGACGCCCCGACGACGATGCTCACGATCGCGGGAGTCGGTTTCTGTGGCGGCTACACGACCTTCAGCACGACCAGCGTCGACTCCGTCCGCCTGATCGTGGCGCGCCGCTACGGTGCCGCCTGCGCGATCGCGCTGGGCACCCTGGCGACCACGCTCATCGCGGCGGCCGCCGGACTCGCTCTCGCCGCCGTGTGGTGATCAGCGAGCGCGGTCGATGAGGCCGAGCACCGAGCGCAGTTCGTCGGCGTCGACCTGCCCGGGTGCCGAGGCGGTGCCGACCATCCCGAACGTCGCCGCCGATCCGAAGACCTGCCCGGCGATCCGCGACACCACGCCGAGGCCGCCCATCGACATGGTGATCAACGGTCGGTCGGCGTGGTCCTCGTGCATGGTGCGGGTCGCGTCGAGCAGGGTGAGCACGTCGGCCGTCGACTGCGGCATGACGGCGATCTTGCAGATGTCGGCGCCGAGTTCCTGCATCTCGCGTAGCCGCGCGACGATCTCGTCCTTCGGCGGAGTGGCGTCGAAGTCGTGGTTCGACGCCACCACCGCAACACCGCAGGCGTGGGCCGCCGCGACGATCCGCTCGACGGCGGCACGGTCGCGGCGGTACTCGACGTCCACCAGATCCACCGCGCCGCTCTCGGCGAGTGCGACCGTCAGATCGGCGTACGCCTCGTCGTCGATCGCGATCTCGCCGCCCTCGTCGGCGGTGCGGCAGGTCGCGAGCAGGGGAGTGCCCTGCAACTGCTCGGACAACGAGCCGGCCTGCGCGACCACCGAGGCGACGTCGTCGACGGTGTGGAAGAAGTCCACGCGCCATTCGACGACGTCGGCCCGCTCGGCGACGGCCGCGATCTGTTCGCGCAGCGCCTCGGGGGTGCGGCCGGTGACGGGGACGAGGATCGTGGGTGCGCCTTCACCGATCACCACGTCCTTGACGCGAACCGGTGTGATCGTTCGTCCCACGTGCCGTCTCCGTTCCCTCGTCCGATGATCGGCCTATTCGATCACGACCGCTTCGAACCGCTGTCCGCAGTGTCCGCACCGGCCTCGGTCCCCTCGACGACCACGACGGCGTCGTCCTTCGCCGCCTTCGCCGCCTTCGACGGGTCGGCGATCGCCTCGCCACGCGCGACCATGAGTGCTTCGTCGGAGAGCGGGATCTCCTTGATGAAGCACGCCAGGACGAATGCGATGAGCAGGAACGGGATGAGGTACCAGAACACCGGCGCCAGCGAGTCGGCGTAGGCGTCGACGATGCCTTCGCGGACGGGATCGGGCAGCAGCTTCATCGCCGCCGGATCGACGGTCGCGGTGGCC
This window of the Rhodococcus pyridinivorans genome carries:
- a CDS encoding VanW family protein: MSGSNGTDESPHEHDDARTENIGSSPESAREGEGASAPTERFEAVDPHREVAEAKASSVTESQASSVTESQASSVTESQASDVTESQTEATAASQAPTEVRADGTNQAAPTGADEPPTQKVHPSEEPTAVIPVVAPGNRAPGDGSSAATDRLLRLQGEQNPAQPGPEQAGAPVPPTSTAMPSAAHPPQGDQPTQQMQAGPPPQGPPPVTPPPTGGPRGSGGDGDEPGKPGSNLPRRTIALVVGGVVALFAVFYVADLALSSGKVPRGVTVAGVEIGGMSLDAAEAELTEQLTPRLDMPVDVTAGDTQGQIVPSEAGIGIDWPATLDQVGSQPLNPFTRLASFFGNDEVGVVSTRDEVALSAAIEKAAAAAAHEPREGNIVFEDGTPVPVTPQPGQQLDVAVAGDVFAERWPYGDVSLPVESVDVTVTREGLDRALAEVAVPAVAQDLVVRGLDGAVGVLPRDAVGAVLSFVPDGSGGLEPQYDTEAAIGILAPQLAPSETEPKDARIVLDGGRPTIVPSETGEMVDWPVTLERLPDLLKEAGDRSTDAVYRKAEPELTTEGAEKLGIREVVSEFTTSGFEYASGVNIRLAAQEINGAIVKPGETFSFNDYTGPRGAAQGYIESGIIEAGRPGKAVGGGISQLATTLYNATYFAGMEDVEHTEHSYYISRYPAAREATIYDGAIDLKFRNPFDTGVLIQTIGTSSDITVRIWGTKTVDVQSVTGNRTNFTSPNTITLPAGSACIPSSGAQGFTVTDTRIVTDARTGAQISSATRTVRYDPVPIVKCISPEPKPSDEPSGGGDATSGDTGSEDAEAEDAPAPAPESPAAEAPAVEAPAAGGTEEE
- a CDS encoding acyl-CoA dehydrogenase; protein product: MGHYKSNLRDLEFNLFEFLKIQKVLEAGKFGDLDEDTARGILAEVKTLTEGPAAEGFADADRNPPVFDPETHSVSLPEPFKKSFRAWWDAGYWSMGIPEELGGTDSPRSLLWAVNEMMLGAQPAAFMYAAGPAFAGVLYDNGTDEQKKWAATCVERGWGATMVLTEPDAGSDVGAGRTKAIKQDDGSWHIEGVKRFITSADSDDLFENIFHLVLARPEGAGPGTKGLSLFFVPKFHFDFEKDELGERNGVFVTNVEHKMGLNASATCEVTFGGHGVPAKGWLVGEVHNGIAQMFDVIEHARMMVGTKAIATLSTGYLNALDYAKERIQGADLTQMSDKTAPRVSIMHHPDVRRSLAMQKAYSEGLRAVYLYTAAHQDDVVAEQVSGADAALAHRINDLLLPVVKGCGSERAYQYLKDSLQTLGGSGFLQDYPIEQYIRDSKIDSLYEGTTAIQAQDFFFRKIARDRGVALAHIAGEIKKFVERDDADQRLKKERTLLATALGETQTMVATLTQYLMGAQEQPTELYKVGLGSVRFLEAFGDLMIGWLLLEHAEIALSALDAGVDASDKAFYEGKVAAASFFAKNVLPELSVARQIITDVDLDIMELDEAAF
- a CDS encoding class I SAM-dependent methyltransferase, encoding MDAQAWNEKYAASELIWGAPPNPVIVEHVTSLPHGRALDLGCGEGRHSLWLATRGWEVVGVDFSEVALDKARQVAAQAPSRSRDRLRYVRADVTTDSFDGEYDLILSVFLHFPPPQRKALLDHAINSLKPEGILIFLGHDAINPHEGVGGPQDKEILYTPTDLVEEIDSRLDIRIAERRYRETDAGTAIDALVVASKPPLGS
- a CDS encoding beta-ketoacyl-ACP synthase III, coding for MGAQIAVPAPLRNSALLGLGVHRPERIVTNDEICQQIDSSDEWIQSRSGIKERRFAKQHPEESVVDMATSSAEQALVAAGLTGAQIDTVIVATSTYPFQTPQAAALVADRIGTGGAAALDIQAGCAGFCYALGVASDLVRAGTAEHVLVVGVERMSDTTEPTDRSVRFIFGDGAGAVVVGPSDEVGVGPTVWGSDGSQANAIRQEPDWVDFATNPDQKRPWIIMEGTAVFRWAAFEMSKFARQIADKAGVALADLDAFVPHQANLRINDVIVKQLELPETVAVADDIIETGNTSAASIPLAMEKMLRTGQVGVGSTALLLAFGAGLSYAGQVVKMPPLAK
- a CDS encoding HNH endonuclease family protein, which encodes MASIRTSSVPRWVWILCFVVVSVAVVLLEPIGDDEPGGTGGGTVENPSEALEALEALPVRPAESQSGYDRSLFGSAWTDEVTVDLGRNGCDTRNDILQRDLVDVSFEPGKKQCTVTAGTLEDPYTGKTISFRRGVETSSAVQIDHVVALSDAWKKGARHLDDQQKRNLANDPRNLIAVDGPTNQGKGDSDASEWLPPNTAFHCEYVVRQIEVKTTYELWVTQAEHDAMSRILSSC
- a CDS encoding thiamine pyrophosphate-dependent enzyme; the encoded protein is MTAADELDERFVTAVRALPGHAPPTRPVDRQVDDDLLARYFDAQVQSRHLDVAARTLQGRGEGFYTIASAGHESNAALGLCTRVTDPAPLHYRSGGFYAARASLVEDSTPIRDVLAGCAASTLDPISAGRHKVFGNAGLNILPQTSTIASHMPRAVGLALALPRMQRLGLDAAWPWDSVVVCSFGDASANHSTAVGALNAAAYCRHRGLPLPLLLVCEDNGLGISVPTPPGWLERSLSSYPGIEYRSVDGDDAVEMLAAATDAVETVRTTRAPVLLHVRAVRFLGHAGSDVESAYRSPSDLAADHERDPLVGTARELVARGMLDAAGVLDRYERIRAEVGSVADSLTRPPRLATAADVMRPLESGLVLVDDDPHPAGEPLTLARAVTRTLGQLLEEDPHACVFGEDVGLKGGVYGVTRGLQERFGRLRVFDTLLDEQTILGTALGFAVAGMLPIPEIQYLAYLHNAEDQLRGEAASLAFFSDGRYRNPMVVRIAGLPYQRGFGGHFHNDDSVAVLRDIPGLVLAVPSSPATAGALLRTCVELARQEGRVCVYLEPIALYHRRDLYDEGDGLWQQIPDTAGLPPGSVCVYGDGRDVLVVTFGNGVPMSLRAVRRAGVAATVLDLQWLSPLPTTALLEHVRRFERVVVVDETRRSGGVAESVVATLVDDAWQGRITRVTSHDSYVPLGPAAAHVLMSEDDIARALLEA
- a CDS encoding alpha/beta fold hydrolase, whose product is MDVERPKLEGTVAVGEGRRLGFAEFGSAQGRAVFWLHGTPGARRQVPIEARAFAERNHIRLIGIDRPGIGSSTPHIYENVLAFSDDLRIVADTLGVDRMALVGLSGGGPYTLAAAYALRERVVAAAVLGGVAPVVGPESIDSNLMKLGAFVAPALQTAGVPIGVAMSAAIRVVRPFASPIIDLYGRFSPEPDRRLLARPEFKTMFLDDLLNGSRRQISAPFADIVVFTRDWGFRVSDVKVPVRWWHGDTDHIIPIEHGLHMVDLLPDAQFHHLPGESHLGGLGASEEILTTVLKLWDQD
- a CDS encoding fluoride efflux transporter FluC, translating into MGPGLTEGERPLPRALHLRPSALAAVAVGGLLGTSARYGLGRWFPVESGGWPVTTFAINVLGALLLGFLLEALIRIGPDTSWRQVVRLGVGTGALGSFTTYSALAVDTDLLLRDGELVAAATYALGTVLVGLLATGIGVALGAWFGSRRAARR
- a CDS encoding fluoride efflux transporter FluC, with translation MIAVWVALAGSAGAVTRFVVDSALRARSGSSLPWPTVLINVTGSLLLGLLAGAVLLHDAPTTMLTIAGVGFCGGYTTFSTTSVDSVRLIVARRYGAACAIALGTLATTLIAAAAGLALAAVW